One Streptomyces sp. SAI-135 DNA segment encodes these proteins:
- a CDS encoding NAD(P)-dependent oxidoreductase has protein sequence MPAPRTVLLTGAAGGLGTLMRDLLPAYGYELRLLDLRPVEGEPDAIVADLADKDALREAVRGVDAIIHLAGISLEAPFEKILKANIEGTYNLYEAAQAEGVGRIVFASSNHAVGYTPRPRDGDPLIPIDTPRRPDTFYGLSKSFGEDLAQLYWDRHGLETVSVRIGSCFAEPTSVRMLSVWMSPADGARLFHAALTAEQVGHTVVYGSSANTRLWWDLTTARALGYDPQDDSEPYADKLIAEQGELQDDNEGHAYLGGQFATDPPIWPY, from the coding sequence ATGCCCGCTCCCCGTACCGTTCTGCTCACCGGTGCCGCCGGCGGGCTCGGCACCCTGATGCGGGATCTGCTCCCGGCCTACGGCTACGAGCTGCGCCTGCTCGATCTGCGGCCCGTCGAGGGCGAGCCGGACGCGATCGTCGCCGACCTCGCCGACAAGGACGCGCTGCGCGAGGCCGTACGGGGCGTCGACGCGATCATCCACCTCGCGGGCATCTCCCTGGAAGCCCCCTTCGAGAAGATCCTCAAGGCGAACATCGAGGGCACCTACAACCTGTACGAGGCAGCGCAGGCGGAGGGTGTCGGACGGATCGTCTTCGCCTCCTCCAACCACGCAGTCGGCTACACCCCGCGGCCGCGGGACGGCGACCCGCTCATCCCGATCGACACCCCGCGCCGCCCGGACACCTTCTACGGCCTGTCCAAGTCCTTCGGCGAGGACCTCGCCCAGCTCTACTGGGACAGGCACGGCCTGGAGACCGTCTCCGTCCGCATCGGATCCTGCTTCGCCGAGCCGACCAGCGTGCGGATGCTCTCGGTGTGGATGAGCCCGGCCGACGGCGCCCGCCTCTTCCACGCGGCCCTGACCGCCGAGCAGGTCGGCCACACCGTGGTCTACGGCTCCTCCGCCAACACCCGCCTGTGGTGGGACCTGACCACCGCGCGGGCGCTCGGCTACGACCCGCAGGACGACTCCGAGCCCTACGCGGACAAGCTCATCGCCGAGCAGGGCGAACTCCAGGACGACAACGAGGGCCACGCCTACCTGGGCGGCCAGTTCGCGACGGACCCGCCGATCTGGCCGTACTGA
- a CDS encoding DeoR/GlpR family DNA-binding transcription regulator, with translation MTRTAEERQREIVRAARTTGAVDVNTLAAQLGVAKETVRRDLRALEDHGLVRRTHGGAYPVESAGFETTLAFRATSHVPEKRRVAAAAAELLGDAETVFVDEGFTPQLIAEALPRDRPLTVVTASLPVAGALAEADNTSVLLLGGRVRPGTLATVDHWTTRMLAGFVLDLAYIGANGISREHGLTTPDPAVSEVKAQAIRAARRTVFAGVHTKFGAVSFCRFAEIGALEAIVTSTLLPSSEAHRYSLLGPQVIRA, from the coding sequence ATGACCAGAACCGCGGAAGAACGCCAGCGGGAGATCGTTCGTGCCGCCCGCACCACAGGCGCCGTGGACGTCAACACCCTGGCCGCACAACTCGGCGTCGCCAAGGAGACGGTGCGCAGAGACCTCCGCGCCCTGGAGGACCACGGCCTGGTCCGCCGTACGCACGGCGGCGCCTACCCCGTGGAGAGCGCCGGGTTCGAGACCACGCTCGCCTTCCGCGCCACCAGCCACGTGCCCGAGAAGCGCAGGGTCGCGGCCGCCGCGGCCGAGCTGCTCGGGGACGCCGAGACGGTCTTCGTCGACGAGGGCTTCACCCCGCAGCTCATCGCCGAGGCCCTGCCCAGGGACCGGCCGCTGACCGTGGTCACCGCGTCCCTCCCGGTCGCCGGCGCCCTCGCCGAGGCCGACAACACCTCCGTCCTGCTGCTCGGCGGCCGGGTCCGCCCCGGCACCCTGGCGACCGTCGACCACTGGACGACCAGGATGCTGGCCGGATTCGTCCTCGACCTCGCCTACATCGGGGCCAACGGCATCTCCCGCGAACACGGCCTCACCACCCCCGATCCGGCCGTCAGCGAGGTCAAGGCGCAGGCGATCCGGGCGGCTCGCCGGACGGTGTTCGCCGGTGTGCACACCAAGTTCGGCGCGGTCAGCTTCTGCCGCTTCGCGGAGATCGGCGCGCTGGAGGCGATCGTGACGAGCACGCTGCTGCCCTCCTCGGAGGCGCACCGGTACTCCCTGCTGGGCCCGCAGGTCATCAGGGCCTGA
- a CDS encoding sugar ABC transporter substrate-binding protein, which translates to MRTQSRRRPPRATLAMAVAGTLLAPLLSGCWVGAGGAGSGGDAINVLMVNNPQMTELQKLTRAHFTKETGIKVNFTVLPENDVRDKISQDFANQAGQYDVATLSNYEIPIYARNGWLHEMDSYVAKDPSYDEKDVLAPMRQSLTGDDGKLYGQPFYGESSFLMYRKDVFEQKGLTMPARPTWQQVADLAAKADGAEPGMKGICLRGLPGWGEVMAPLTTVVNTFGGTWFDKSWKARLDSPAFEQATKFYVDLVREHGESGAAQSGFAECLNNMTQGKVAMWYDATSAAGSLEAKGSPVKGKVGYAPAPVEKTESSGWLYTWAWGIQDASRNPDKAWKFVSWASSKQYEQLVGDRIGWSNVPAGKRASTYTNPAYVKEAAAFQEMTKQAIEQARPNDPGVQPRPAPGIQFVGIPEFTDLGTRVSQEISAAIAGRQSVESALKKSQQIAEKIAEEYEGR; encoded by the coding sequence ATGCGAACCCAGAGCCGACGACGGCCACCGCGAGCCACGCTCGCCATGGCCGTCGCAGGGACGCTGCTCGCCCCGCTGCTGTCCGGCTGCTGGGTCGGCGCGGGCGGGGCGGGGTCGGGCGGTGACGCCATCAACGTCCTGATGGTCAACAACCCCCAGATGACCGAGCTGCAGAAGCTGACCCGGGCCCACTTCACCAAGGAGACCGGGATCAAGGTCAACTTCACCGTCCTGCCCGAGAACGACGTCCGCGACAAGATCAGCCAGGACTTCGCCAACCAGGCCGGCCAGTACGACGTGGCGACCCTGTCCAACTACGAGATCCCGATCTACGCCCGCAACGGCTGGCTGCACGAGATGGACTCGTACGTGGCCAAGGACCCCTCGTACGACGAGAAGGACGTCCTGGCTCCGATGCGCCAGTCGCTGACCGGCGACGACGGCAAGCTCTACGGCCAGCCCTTCTACGGCGAGTCGTCCTTCCTGATGTACCGCAAGGACGTCTTCGAGCAGAAGGGCCTGACGATGCCGGCCCGTCCCACCTGGCAGCAGGTGGCGGACCTGGCGGCGAAGGCCGACGGGGCCGAGCCCGGCATGAAGGGCATCTGCCTGCGCGGCCTGCCGGGCTGGGGCGAGGTCATGGCACCCCTGACCACGGTCGTGAACACCTTCGGCGGCACCTGGTTCGACAAGAGCTGGAAGGCCCGGCTCGACTCGCCCGCCTTCGAGCAGGCCACGAAGTTCTACGTCGACCTCGTGCGCGAGCACGGTGAGTCCGGCGCCGCCCAGTCCGGCTTCGCCGAGTGCCTCAACAACATGACCCAGGGCAAGGTCGCCATGTGGTACGACGCCACCTCGGCGGCCGGTTCCCTGGAGGCGAAGGGCTCCCCGGTCAAGGGCAAGGTGGGCTACGCCCCCGCCCCCGTGGAGAAGACGGAGTCCTCCGGCTGGCTCTACACCTGGGCCTGGGGCATCCAGGACGCCTCCCGCAATCCGGACAAGGCCTGGAAGTTCGTCTCCTGGGCCTCCAGCAAGCAGTACGAGCAGCTGGTGGGCGACCGGATCGGCTGGTCCAACGTCCCGGCCGGCAAGCGGGCTTCGACGTACACCAATCCGGCCTACGTCAAGGAGGCCGCCGCCTTCCAGGAGATGACCAAGCAGGCCATCGAGCAGGCCCGGCCGAACGACCCGGGTGTGCAGCCGCGCCCCGCGCCCGGCATCCAGTTCGTCGGCATCCCCGAGTTCACCGACCTCGGCACCAGGGTCTCCCAGGAGATCAGCGCGGCCATCGCCGGACGCCAGTCCGTCGAGTCGGCCCTGAAGAAGTCCCAGCAGATCGCCGAGAAGATCGCCGAGGAGTACGAGGGACGATGA
- a CDS encoding sugar ABC transporter permease produces the protein MTATTMAPPATTPVSTARRPSNRLRAWATRAPLLPALIFMIVVTQLPFVATVVISFFDWNSLYPKARHFTGVDNYREVLTDADLRHSVWTTILLTVTVVLVSLVLGLLLALLLDRRFKGRGVVRTLLIAPFLVVPVAAALLWKHVLYNPEYGLFNGLLHYVGGPQPDWISNTPLLAVEASLVWQWTPFMMLILLAGLQSRDQQQMEAARVDGASGWQIFRYLTLPHLRRYLELGALLGSIYIVQNFDAVFTITSGGLGTANLPYTVYQSFYQAHENGLASAAGVLVVIGSIIIATFALRVVSSLFREEAGRA, from the coding sequence ATGACCGCCACGACCATGGCCCCACCGGCCACCACCCCCGTGAGCACCGCGCGCCGGCCCTCGAACCGGCTGCGCGCCTGGGCCACCCGCGCCCCGCTGCTCCCCGCCCTGATCTTCATGATCGTGGTCACCCAGCTGCCCTTCGTGGCCACGGTGGTGATCTCGTTCTTCGACTGGAACTCCCTCTATCCCAAGGCCCGCCACTTCACCGGCGTCGACAACTACCGGGAGGTCCTCACCGACGCGGACCTGCGCCACTCGGTGTGGACGACGATCCTGCTGACGGTGACCGTCGTCCTGGTCAGCCTGGTCCTCGGACTGCTCCTGGCCCTGCTCCTCGACCGCCGTTTCAAGGGCCGGGGCGTGGTCCGCACCCTGCTGATCGCCCCCTTCCTGGTGGTCCCGGTGGCCGCCGCACTGCTCTGGAAGCATGTGCTCTACAACCCTGAATACGGCCTGTTCAATGGGCTGTTGCACTATGTGGGCGGCCCACAGCCGGACTGGATATCCAACACCCCGCTGCTCGCGGTCGAGGCGTCCCTCGTCTGGCAGTGGACCCCGTTCATGATGCTCATCCTGCTGGCCGGCCTCCAGAGCCGCGACCAGCAGCAGATGGAGGCCGCGCGGGTGGACGGCGCGAGCGGCTGGCAGATCTTCCGGTACCTGACCCTCCCGCACCTGCGCCGCTATCTGGAACTCGGCGCCCTGCTGGGCTCGATCTACATCGTCCAGAACTTCGACGCGGTCTTCACGATCACCTCCGGCGGCCTCGGGACCGCCAACCTGCCCTACACCGTCTACCAGAGCTTCTACCAGGCCCACGAGAACGGCCTCGCCTCGGCCGCCGGCGTCCTGGTCGTCATCGGCTCGATCATCATCGCGACCTTCGCCCTGCGCGTGGTGTCGTCCCTGTTCCGTGAGGAGGCCGGCCGCGCATGA